Proteins encoded within one genomic window of Hahella chejuensis KCTC 2396:
- the hmpA gene encoding NO-inducible flavohemoprotein → MLDSNTIATIKATIPVLESGGVAITEHFYRRLFSHNPELLNIFNSSHQHSGGQQVALFNAIAAYAKHIETPEALAGAIERIAHKHTSFNIQPAQYDIVGHHLLETLQELLGDTFTPEIRDAWAKAYQFLAGVFIAKEGELYKTRAAAQGGWKGTRTFIVQSKQKESELVTSFVLAPKDGDAVIDFHPGQYIGVKIRPEPDGYEQIRQYSLSAAPNGATYRISVKRESGDKPGLVSNYLHDHVQEGDAIELAAPAGDFTLHAQAGVPTVLVSAGVGLTPMMSMLEMLTTLEEPAPIHYLHACENGRQHSFKQRVTELLSQRKNLSAHIWYRQPNDEDKANQDYHAQGLMDIPGIADKLPLAEGQFYLCGPTPFMAMAKQQLLSCGVEAERIHYEVFGPHSDL, encoded by the coding sequence GTGTTAGATTCCAACACTATCGCAACCATCAAAGCCACTATCCCGGTATTGGAAAGCGGGGGCGTGGCGATCACTGAGCATTTTTACCGCAGGTTGTTCAGCCACAATCCTGAGCTGCTGAATATTTTCAACAGCAGCCACCAACATTCAGGCGGGCAACAGGTCGCCCTGTTCAATGCGATCGCCGCCTATGCAAAGCACATTGAAACGCCTGAAGCGCTAGCAGGCGCCATCGAGCGCATCGCTCACAAGCACACGAGCTTCAATATCCAGCCCGCGCAGTATGATATTGTCGGCCATCACCTGTTGGAAACGCTGCAGGAACTGCTCGGAGACACATTTACTCCGGAAATCAGAGACGCCTGGGCCAAGGCCTATCAGTTTCTCGCCGGCGTATTCATTGCGAAAGAAGGCGAGCTGTATAAAACGCGCGCCGCCGCTCAGGGAGGCTGGAAGGGAACCCGGACTTTTATCGTACAGTCGAAGCAAAAAGAATCCGAGCTGGTGACCAGCTTTGTACTTGCGCCGAAGGACGGCGACGCCGTTATCGACTTCCATCCCGGCCAGTACATCGGCGTCAAGATCAGGCCAGAGCCTGATGGCTATGAGCAGATTCGCCAGTATTCTCTGTCCGCCGCGCCGAACGGCGCCACCTATCGCATTTCCGTGAAACGGGAGTCCGGCGACAAGCCCGGTCTGGTATCCAATTACCTGCACGATCATGTACAGGAAGGAGACGCGATTGAGCTGGCGGCGCCCGCTGGAGACTTTACATTGCACGCCCAGGCCGGCGTCCCAACCGTTCTGGTGTCCGCCGGCGTCGGCCTCACGCCAATGATGTCCATGCTGGAGATGCTGACCACGCTGGAGGAGCCCGCGCCCATTCATTATCTGCACGCCTGCGAAAACGGGAGGCAACACAGCTTCAAACAGCGAGTGACGGAATTGCTGAGCCAAAGGAAAAACCTGTCCGCGCACATCTGGTATCGCCAACCTAACGACGAGGATAAAGCAAACCAGGATTACCATGCCCAGGGACTGATGGACATACCCGGCATTGCGGACAAGCTCCCACTGGCGGAAGGACAGTTCTATCTGTGCGGTCCCACCCCATTCATGGCGATGGCGAAGCAACAGCTACTGTCATGCGGCGTGGAAGCGGAACGCATCCACTACGAGGTATTTGGTCCGCATAGCGATCTGTAA
- a CDS encoding flagellar assembly protein FlgT — protein MRLLFNRRLSLLSLSGVLGLLLTLCSGAAHAEWVRVTGRALIYGGDYQQARKAAQEDALRQAALMFGAEVSSTDQMELGRLTQSSVSVSSRAKAKRVVPVSEEVEDDTLVLTVDADMYEQPLCDGASVNAYRRKLALLSFSLQDPGQASVGGLYGVERDIPSYLNQLLQSSPRLAVHEASQLHLYDELANAPTHETELRTLTKAVAASRDLGVQFVVSGVVRNITLRDPEGLKRSVLNNTLRFVGLKDTYRVFDVEMFIHDGFSGAILFQKRYRTGADWEARADEQYGLLSAGFNQMEYGRAVKRALMNMAGDIEENVSCQPFMTRIARVEGRQVMFEAGANAGIRPGDTFQIYRSRQLFDATRFQGTELRDVKLALQVDQVQPEFSIGRLNIDPTRLNIQMDDVLIRW, from the coding sequence ATGAGGCTGTTATTCAATCGAAGACTGTCGTTGCTGTCATTGTCCGGCGTGCTGGGGCTGCTTCTGACTTTGTGCTCCGGCGCGGCGCATGCTGAGTGGGTGAGGGTCACGGGACGCGCGCTCATCTACGGCGGCGATTACCAGCAGGCGCGTAAGGCGGCGCAGGAAGACGCTTTGCGACAAGCGGCGCTGATGTTCGGCGCGGAAGTCTCCAGCACCGATCAGATGGAGTTGGGGCGTTTAACCCAGTCCAGCGTGAGCGTCAGCAGTCGCGCCAAAGCCAAGCGAGTCGTCCCGGTTAGTGAAGAGGTGGAAGACGATACGCTGGTGCTGACCGTGGATGCGGACATGTATGAGCAGCCGTTGTGCGACGGCGCTTCCGTGAATGCCTATCGACGCAAGCTGGCGCTGTTGTCTTTCTCTCTGCAAGACCCTGGACAGGCTTCAGTCGGCGGCTTGTATGGCGTGGAGCGGGACATACCCAGTTATCTCAATCAGCTTTTACAGTCCTCGCCGCGTTTGGCGGTGCATGAGGCCAGTCAGTTGCATCTCTACGATGAACTCGCCAATGCGCCGACCCATGAAACGGAGCTGCGCACGTTGACTAAAGCGGTGGCGGCGTCACGGGACCTGGGGGTGCAGTTTGTGGTGTCCGGCGTGGTCAGGAATATTACTCTGCGTGACCCGGAAGGGCTGAAACGCTCTGTTCTCAACAATACGCTGCGCTTTGTCGGACTGAAGGATACCTACCGGGTATTCGATGTGGAGATGTTTATCCATGATGGTTTCAGTGGCGCGATACTGTTTCAGAAGCGCTACCGCACTGGCGCCGATTGGGAGGCGCGGGCGGATGAGCAGTATGGTTTGCTGTCCGCCGGGTTCAATCAGATGGAATACGGCAGGGCGGTGAAGCGGGCGCTGATGAATATGGCGGGGGACATTGAAGAAAATGTGTCCTGTCAGCCGTTCATGACCCGCATCGCGCGAGTGGAAGGACGTCAGGTTATGTTTGAGGCGGGCGCCAACGCAGGCATCCGCCCCGGGGACACATTCCAGATCTATCGTTCACGCCAGCTGTTTGACGCAACCCGGTTCCAGGGAACCGAGCTGCGCGACGTCAAGCTGGCCTTGCAGGTGGATCAGGTGCAGCCTGAATTTTCCATTGGCCGCCTGAATATAGATCCTACCCGTCTGAATATTCAGATGGATGATGTCTTGATCCGCTGGTGA
- a CDS encoding RHS repeat domain-containing protein, producing MKKLYQLTSTLFSTLFSLATLLSAQAHAEADLYFIHSDHLGTPQVMTDNEQNVVWKTLQTPFGERVEETGSIIQPLRFPGQYADQESGLRYNYFRDYDPSLGRYVQSDPRGILFDFNDPQRIVAGMTGISIPYVDSTQINDSYTYVKNSPIGSDDKTGESVQVIVVLVALYTGYSVWKKIVQQEECEQKCKSDPGNKEPCEDGNTVEDGNTAGLTACKSKCVIEIWSTTFTRSPYPKRM from the coding sequence ATGAAAAAACTATACCAATTAACATCAACCCTATTCAGCACCCTATTCTCATTGGCCACCCTACTCAGCGCACAAGCGCATGCGGAAGCCGATCTGTACTTTATCCACTCAGACCACCTGGGCACGCCTCAGGTAATGACCGATAACGAACAAAATGTAGTCTGGAAAACCCTGCAGACTCCATTTGGTGAGAGAGTGGAAGAGACGGGCTCAATTATTCAACCCCTACGATTTCCAGGGCAGTACGCTGATCAAGAGTCAGGCTTAAGATATAACTACTTTCGAGATTATGATCCGAGTTTAGGGCGGTATGTTCAAAGTGATCCTAGAGGAATATTATTTGACTTTAATGACCCACAGAGAATCGTTGCTGGAATGACGGGGATATCTATACCATACGTAGACTCAACGCAGATAAATGATAGTTATACTTATGTGAAGAATAGCCCTATTGGTAGTGATGACAAAACTGGAGAATCTGTGCAGGTGATAGTTGTGTTGGTTGCCTTATACACTGGTTATTCAGTCTGGAAAAAAATAGTCCAACAGGAAGAATGTGAACAGAAATGTAAGAGCGACCCAGGTAATAAAGAGCCATGCGAAGATGGAAACACCGTTGAAGATGGAAACACTGCTGGACTTACCGCATGTAAAAGTAAATGCGTAATTGAAATATGGTCAACTACTTTTACCCGATCTCCATATCCGAAGAGAATGTGA
- a CDS encoding NnrS family protein yields MTQIASDRTPRPTLPLLGLAFRPFFLFGSLFSIVAIAYWILLLNGAAPWLTAMSPVVWHGHEMLFGFGGAIVIGFLLTAVQTWTGLPSVKNKALAALVLLWLTARIAFFLGDDALRLAIVAEILWWALSALAFINLLVRSGNHRNLIIAPVLLLMATLDIVSATVSDAGLALHLLNTGVLMMCVLITLLGGRVIPFFTQRGLGVDAITTPGWLEKALALLTPLTALAFFSGRFIPSLTPTVAVLLLVTGALQLLRIAHWRSLKTFGVPLLWSLHLSYLALALGQLGMGLSLLSQGAHFTDALHLVTVGAIGGMILAMMSRVSLGHTGRPLQPPALMAWAFALILAAAVVRAGLPLLMSAPAVWRISAALWALAYLVFVIHYAGILNAPRADGKPG; encoded by the coding sequence ATGACGCAAATCGCCAGCGACCGCACCCCACGCCCCACCCTGCCTTTACTGGGTTTGGCGTTCCGTCCGTTTTTCCTGTTTGGATCACTGTTCTCCATCGTCGCCATCGCCTACTGGATATTGCTGCTGAATGGCGCAGCGCCCTGGCTCACCGCTATGTCGCCGGTTGTATGGCACGGCCATGAAATGCTGTTCGGGTTCGGCGGAGCGATTGTTATCGGCTTTCTGCTGACGGCGGTGCAGACCTGGACGGGATTGCCCAGCGTGAAAAACAAGGCGCTGGCGGCGCTGGTTCTGCTCTGGCTGACAGCCCGCATCGCATTCTTTCTTGGCGACGACGCGCTTCGTCTGGCGATCGTCGCAGAGATACTGTGGTGGGCGTTGTCGGCCCTGGCTTTCATCAACTTACTGGTTCGTTCAGGCAATCATCGCAACCTGATCATCGCTCCGGTTCTGCTATTGATGGCGACCTTGGACATCGTTTCCGCCACCGTCAGCGATGCTGGGTTGGCTCTGCATCTTCTCAATACCGGCGTCCTGATGATGTGTGTCTTGATCACCCTTTTAGGCGGGCGCGTCATTCCATTTTTCACGCAACGGGGATTAGGCGTTGACGCCATCACGACGCCAGGGTGGCTGGAAAAGGCCCTGGCGCTGCTGACGCCTCTGACGGCGCTGGCTTTTTTCAGCGGACGCTTTATCCCTTCACTGACGCCGACCGTCGCAGTGCTGTTGCTGGTGACAGGCGCGTTGCAACTATTGCGGATCGCGCACTGGCGCAGTTTGAAAACATTTGGCGTCCCCTTGCTGTGGTCGCTGCACTTATCCTATCTGGCGCTGGCTCTCGGACAGTTAGGCATGGGCCTGAGTCTCTTATCGCAAGGAGCGCACTTCACTGACGCCCTGCATCTGGTGACCGTGGGCGCCATCGGAGGCATGATTCTGGCGATGATGTCCCGGGTCTCATTGGGACACACAGGCCGCCCTCTACAGCCCCCCGCGCTGATGGCCTGGGCGTTTGCGCTGATCCTGGCGGCGGCCGTCGTACGCGCCGGGCTACCGCTACTTATGTCAGCTCCCGCCGTCTGGCGCATCTCCGCTGCGCTATGGGCGCTGGCGTATCTGGTTTTCGTTATTCATTACGCCGGCATTCTTAATGCGCCGCGCGCGGACGGAAAACCCGGTTGA
- a CDS encoding transposase, with protein sequence MARLPRLYLPGCAHHIIQRGNNREPCFYDEADYKAYLSFLKDAADKYQVDIHAFVLMTNHVHILATPVDDQGISRMMQAQGRKYVQYFNYTHSRTGTLWEGRYKSTLVDSETYLLTVYRYIELNPVRAEMVEHASEYPWSSYRHNALGRMIQLIRPHSIYQQLGKTAEERQKHYRLLFRGRMPEQDLSAIREATNKAWVLGNDRFKAEIEAKTGRRAKPLGRGGDRKSEKFRVMKDQ encoded by the coding sequence ATGGCTCGTTTACCTCGCCTTTATCTCCCAGGCTGTGCTCATCACATCATTCAGCGGGGCAACAATCGTGAACCCTGCTTTTACGATGAGGCGGACTACAAAGCTTATCTCTCTTTTCTAAAGGATGCGGCAGACAAATATCAGGTCGACATCCATGCTTTTGTCTTGATGACCAACCATGTTCATATACTTGCCACCCCTGTAGACGACCAGGGAATAAGTCGAATGATGCAGGCGCAAGGACGCAAGTATGTTCAGTACTTTAACTACACCCATAGCCGCACCGGCACTCTGTGGGAAGGACGTTACAAGTCCACCTTAGTTGATTCTGAGACATACCTGTTAACAGTTTATCGCTATATTGAGCTAAACCCTGTCAGAGCGGAGATGGTGGAGCATGCTTCTGAGTATCCTTGGTCAAGCTATCGGCACAATGCCCTTGGGAGAATGATTCAGTTGATCAGGCCGCATTCGATTTACCAGCAACTGGGTAAAACGGCGGAAGAACGCCAGAAGCATTACCGACTATTATTTCGTGGTCGGATGCCAGAACAAGATTTATCTGCGATCCGGGAAGCGACTAACAAGGCTTGGGTGTTGGGTAATGATCGTTTTAAGGCTGAGATTGAAGCCAAAACTGGAAGACGGGCAAAGCCATTGGGACGAGGAGGAGATAGGAAGTCTGAGAAGTTTCGCGTGATGAAAGATCAATGA
- the norR gene encoding nitric oxide reductase transcriptional regulator NorR, translating to MTDAPLSVLVEIAVDLANSLTNEDRFDRLLSAVRRAIPCDAVALLALREDMLVPLAAQGLSPDILGRRFKADEHPRFERLTQSRQPVRFAADCQLPDPYDGLLLATEGDLPVHACMGFPLYSDNRLIGLLTLDSLSAGVFDDISQKTLSILNALAAATLRSAELLNMLEYKASHAHEVALALTQEALSRDGGELIGESAAMAQLKREIRLVASSDFNVLVTGETGVGKELVARTLHMLSSRCNEPLVYVNCAAVPDALAESELFGHVRGAFTGANSDRMGKFMLADGGSLFLDEIGELSLAVQSKLLRALQSGEVQKVGRDKPEKVNVRVIAATNRDLAREVKAETFRADLYHRLSVYPIQVPPLRERDQDVLLLAGYFIAATRRKLGMEQIRLAPAVNEALLAYPWPGNVRELEHTISRAALRARSEQAGKRIVTILPEHCDLSVPPSSSTILQPDRTVSAELASSHKPVNLKEETERFQRELIHRTLTEAQGNWAAAARALSLDRANLIRLAKRLGVHVERRHAVVRKQ from the coding sequence ATGACCGACGCGCCCCTCTCCGTGCTAGTGGAGATCGCTGTGGATCTCGCCAATAGTCTGACCAATGAAGACCGTTTTGATCGCTTATTGAGCGCCGTGCGCAGAGCCATACCCTGCGATGCGGTGGCGCTGCTCGCCTTGCGCGAGGATATGTTGGTTCCACTGGCGGCGCAGGGGTTGTCGCCGGATATTCTGGGGCGTCGTTTCAAGGCGGACGAACACCCGCGTTTCGAGCGGCTGACGCAGTCGCGACAACCTGTGCGCTTCGCCGCCGACTGCCAGCTGCCGGACCCATACGACGGCTTGCTGCTGGCGACGGAGGGCGATCTCCCCGTCCATGCCTGCATGGGCTTCCCTTTGTATTCTGACAATCGCTTGATCGGCCTGCTGACACTGGACAGTCTCAGCGCGGGGGTGTTCGACGATATTTCCCAGAAGACGCTGTCTATTCTCAATGCTCTGGCCGCTGCGACATTACGATCCGCTGAACTGCTGAACATGCTGGAGTACAAGGCCAGTCACGCCCATGAGGTGGCGTTGGCGTTGACCCAGGAGGCGCTGAGCCGCGACGGCGGCGAGCTGATAGGCGAAAGCGCAGCCATGGCGCAGTTGAAGCGGGAAATCCGTCTGGTGGCGTCCTCGGATTTTAATGTGCTGGTGACCGGGGAGACGGGCGTGGGGAAAGAACTGGTCGCCCGTACTCTGCACATGCTGTCGTCCCGCTGCAATGAGCCCCTGGTTTACGTTAACTGCGCCGCCGTACCCGACGCTCTGGCGGAAAGCGAGCTGTTTGGACATGTGCGGGGCGCTTTCACCGGCGCCAACAGTGATCGTATGGGCAAGTTCATGCTGGCGGATGGGGGCTCCCTGTTTCTCGATGAAATCGGCGAGTTGTCCCTGGCTGTGCAGAGCAAACTGTTGCGGGCGCTGCAAAGCGGAGAAGTGCAGAAAGTAGGGCGGGACAAACCGGAGAAAGTGAACGTGCGGGTGATCGCAGCCACCAACCGGGATCTTGCGCGGGAAGTGAAAGCGGAAACGTTTCGCGCGGATTTATATCACCGTCTGAGCGTCTACCCCATTCAGGTTCCGCCCTTGCGCGAGCGCGACCAGGACGTCTTGTTGCTGGCGGGCTATTTTATCGCTGCGACGCGACGCAAGCTGGGTATGGAGCAGATTCGATTGGCCCCGGCGGTGAACGAGGCGTTGCTGGCTTATCCCTGGCCGGGGAATGTGCGAGAGCTGGAGCACACCATCAGTCGGGCGGCGCTGCGCGCCAGAAGTGAACAAGCCGGTAAGCGGATCGTGACGATCCTGCCGGAGCACTGTGACCTTTCTGTTCCACCTTCCTCTTCCACGATATTGCAGCCTGACCGCACAGTTTCCGCCGAGCTGGCTTCATCGCATAAGCCTGTTAACCTGAAAGAAGAAACGGAACGGTTTCAGCGTGAGCTGATTCATCGCACACTCACCGAAGCGCAGGGCAATTGGGCCGCCGCCGCCCGTGCTCTGTCTTTGGACCGCGCTAACCTGATCAGGCTGGCCAAGCGATTAGGCGTTCATGTGGAAAGGCGGCATGCTGTCGTGCGCAAGCAATAG
- a CDS encoding substrate-binding periplasmic protein, which yields MSGGANTALDVYISEYPPFCYTENGVAKGMAVETVQEIMRTTGQSYPIQSTPWKRGLHYLASKPNAALFTVTRTEQREPLYKWVGPVAISNLVFFAPKNSDIRISSMDDARAVPRIGTVQGYSAEKLLQRQGFTNLISSSGSEQFNPGNLVRGYLDLWVTVDVVGVYTARLQGIDPGLMKVVYVIQEQPKYIAFSKDVPDSVIQIWQDALDEMKRDGRMQSITQKWLGTP from the coding sequence ATGTCTGGGGGCGCAAACACTGCGTTAGACGTTTATATTTCCGAATACCCTCCCTTTTGCTACACGGAAAATGGCGTCGCTAAAGGCATGGCGGTCGAAACCGTACAAGAAATCATGCGGACGACAGGGCAATCCTATCCGATCCAATCCACGCCCTGGAAACGGGGTTTGCATTACTTGGCCAGTAAACCCAACGCGGCGCTATTCACCGTGACTCGAACCGAGCAACGAGAGCCGCTGTATAAGTGGGTAGGGCCGGTGGCGATCTCCAATCTGGTGTTTTTCGCCCCTAAAAACTCCGATATCCGAATTAGCAGCATGGACGATGCGCGCGCAGTGCCTCGTATCGGCACAGTGCAGGGATACTCTGCAGAGAAATTATTGCAGCGCCAGGGTTTCACCAATTTGATCAGCAGCTCTGGGAGCGAACAATTCAATCCGGGTAATTTGGTGCGTGGCTACCTGGATCTTTGGGTGACGGTAGATGTGGTTGGCGTCTATACGGCGAGGTTGCAGGGTATAGATCCTGGTCTGATGAAAGTCGTTTATGTCATCCAAGAGCAGCCCAAATACATCGCTTTTTCAAAAGATGTTCCAGATAGCGTGATTCAAATCTGGCAGGACGCTCTGGACGAAATGAAGCGGGACGGACGCATGCAGAGCATTACGCAGAAATGGCTGGGGACGCCGTGA